One window of Triticum dicoccoides isolate Atlit2015 ecotype Zavitan chromosome 5A, WEW_v2.0, whole genome shotgun sequence genomic DNA carries:
- the LOC119297195 gene encoding protein LURP-one-related 8-like: MCLLLSGSTSGPASMSRIHPSDRGDGARRAARTAAAAERERQQPAVYTVWKRSSMGFQGTDGFSVYDAAGRLAFRVDNYARRPKAFAGELLLMDGRGAPLLSLRPQIFSLHDRWNCYRVAPGEEGCPETDKSSSAQQLFSMRKCAALQSTDDAEVHMSTTSAATTSGRGCRAPPSPPSGYRVEGCFSRRSCKITRSDGQEAARILRKKAGGPTAAAASSSRPVALGDDVFSLVVRPGVDAATVMAIVVVMDRICRKPYAPMACSAQ; encoded by the exons ATGTGCCTGCTGCTCTCTGGCAGCACCAGCGGACCAGCCAGCATGAGCAGGATCCACCCTTCCGATCGCGGCGACGGCGCCCGCCGCGCGGCGCGgacggccgcggcggcggagcgggagcGGCAGCAGCCAGCTGTGTACACGGTGTGGAAGAGGTCCAGCATGGGGTTCCAGGGCACCGACGGCTTCTCCGTCTACGACGCCGCCGGGAGGCTCGCCTTCCGCGTCGACAACTACGCCCGCCGCCCCAAGGCCTTCGCCGGCGAGCTGCTGCTCATGGACGGCCGCGGCGCCCCTCTCCTCTCCCTCAGGCCGCAG ATCTTCAGCCTGCACGACCGATGGAACTGCTACAGAGTTGCACCGGGAGAAGAAGGTTGCCCGGAGACGGACAAGAGCTCCTCCGCGCAGCAGCTCTTCTCCATGCGGAAGTGCGCCGCTCTGCAGAGCACGGACGACGCAGAGGTCCACATGTCAACGACCTCGGCGGCGACGACGTCAGGGCGCGGCTGCCGGGCTCCGCCGTCCCCTCCTTCCGGCTACCGCGTGGAGGGCTGCTTCTCCAGGAGGAGCTGCAAGATCACCAGGAGCGACGGCCAGGAGGCGGCACGGATACTGAGGAAGAAAGCCGGtggacctacggcggcggcggcgtcgtcgtccaGGCCCGTCGCTCTCGGCGACGACGTGTTCAGCCTGGTCGTTCGGCCGGGCGTGGACGCCGCCACGGTCATGGCTATTGTCGTTGTCATGGACCGGATCTGCCGGAAGCCCTACGCACCAATGGCGTGCTCTGCACAGTAA